One Lottiidibacillus patelloidae genomic region harbors:
- a CDS encoding GNAT family N-acetyltransferase, whose product MALVTKLVSTEKEYEDALLVRREVFIDEQNVPEDLEIDEYEKDCFHFISYDETKPVAAGRLRKIAEGGKVERICVLKPYRKHGIGINLMEALEATAKEQNIPQLILNSQTHAEKFYLKLGYQPVSDEFMEAGIPHVKMKKSI is encoded by the coding sequence ATGGCATTAGTGACAAAATTAGTATCAACGGAGAAAGAGTATGAAGATGCACTTCTTGTAAGGAGAGAAGTTTTTATCGATGAGCAAAATGTTCCAGAAGATCTCGAAATTGATGAGTACGAGAAAGACTGTTTCCATTTCATTAGTTATGACGAAACAAAACCTGTAGCTGCAGGAAGACTAAGAAAAATAGCTGAAGGTGGAAAAGTAGAACGCATTTGTGTATTAAAACCTTACAGAAAACACGGCATTGGAATTAATTTAATGGAAGCTCTTGAAGCAACTGCAAAAGAGCAAAACATTCCTCAATTAATATTAAATTCTCAAACACATGCAGAAAAATTCTATTTAAAATTAGGGTATCAACCTGTATCCGATGAGTTTATGGAAGCTGGTATCCCTCATGTGAAAATGAAAAAATCAATATAA
- a CDS encoding YjcG family protein, with the protein MLKYGIAIFPSKKLQDIANSYRKRYDPHYTLIPPHITIKGMFEVDDEKIKEVVNQVRSIAKTTPPFPLNVYKVGSFHPVTNTIFLGVKNHETLLQLQSDLNSGALEQAQEFSFVPHITIGQKMSDAEHSDVLESMKMMDINHEEIVDRFQLLYQLENGSWTVYETFLLGEDC; encoded by the coding sequence ATGTTAAAGTACGGTATTGCTATTTTCCCATCTAAAAAGCTGCAAGATATTGCGAATTCATACAGGAAGCGTTACGATCCACATTACACACTCATCCCACCTCACATTACAATTAAAGGAATGTTTGAAGTGGACGATGAGAAAATAAAGGAAGTAGTAAATCAAGTGAGATCTATTGCTAAAACTACTCCTCCATTCCCTTTGAATGTTTATAAAGTTGGGTCTTTCCATCCTGTAACGAACACGATTTTTCTAGGTGTGAAAAACCATGAAACATTATTACAATTACAAAGTGATTTAAATAGCGGCGCATTGGAACAAGCGCAAGAATTTAGTTTTGTCCCCCATATAACTATTGGACAAAAAATGTCAGATGCGGAACACTCTGATGTGCTTGAAAGTATGAAAATGATGGATATCAACCACGAAGAAATTGTTGACCGTTTTCAACTATTATACCAATTAGAAAATGGATCTTGGACAGTTTACGAGACTTTCCTTCTAGGAGAGGATTGTTAA
- a CDS encoding alpha/beta hydrolase, whose translation MKKIDEIKSSIDELTVNSKFLKEEINVMVYLPPAYSHLYTYPVLYVQDGQDYFQLGRIATFADEGIKEMQLEDFIIVGVPYKSVEDRREKYHPNGEKNEAYQQFLVHELVPFIDKEYSTHHLAYGRSLMGDSLAGTASFITSLNYPHTFANIVMHSPYVNDTVLKKAENFQSLSSSLNVYHVIGKQESVVETTKGKTKDFLTPNRTLHNILQNKPFTYFYDEFEGDHTWTYWQPDLKRALKFLYSK comes from the coding sequence ATGAAAAAAATAGATGAGATTAAAAGTTCTATAGATGAGCTTACGGTTAATAGTAAATTTTTAAAAGAAGAAATAAATGTGATGGTTTACCTCCCTCCTGCCTACTCGCATCTCTATACATATCCTGTACTATACGTTCAGGATGGTCAGGATTATTTTCAATTGGGGCGAATTGCAACATTTGCTGATGAAGGAATAAAAGAGATGCAATTAGAAGATTTCATTATCGTCGGTGTTCCATATAAATCCGTGGAAGACCGTAGAGAAAAGTACCATCCAAATGGCGAAAAGAATGAAGCATATCAACAATTCTTAGTACATGAATTAGTTCCATTTATTGACAAGGAATATTCCACTCATCACTTAGCATATGGTAGATCATTAATGGGTGATTCGTTGGCAGGTACGGCTTCTTTTATTACGAGTCTTAACTACCCACATACATTTGCAAATATTGTTATGCACTCTCCTTATGTAAATGATACAGTTTTGAAAAAAGCTGAAAATTTTCAGTCCTTATCAAGTTCATTAAATGTCTATCATGTCATTGGTAAACAGGAATCTGTAGTAGAAACAACGAAAGGAAAAACGAAAGATTTCCTTACACCAAATCGTACGCTTCATAATATATTACAAAACAAACCTTTCACTTATTTTTACGATGAATTTGAAGGAGACCATACATGGACTTATTGGCAACCAGATTTAAAAAGAGCATTAAAATTTCTATATAGTAAGTAG
- a CDS encoding phosphatidylglycerophosphatase A family protein produces MKKSIHSKEVEAAARKALLERGVTMEAIAEIVYEMQSPYSDRLTIEECVESVDAVLEKRELQHALLVGIELDKLAEQNKLSEPLQSLVEMDEGLFGVDETIALGAVFGYGSIAVTTYGHLDKQKIGVIKKLDTKQVEGVHTFLDDLVASVAASASARIAHRLRDIEDNLRKEEIVKKEMEERIG; encoded by the coding sequence ATGAAAAAATCAATTCATAGTAAAGAAGTTGAAGCGGCAGCGCGTAAAGCATTGTTAGAAAGAGGTGTAACAATGGAAGCGATTGCTGAAATTGTATATGAAATGCAATCCCCATATTCTGATCGTTTAACTATAGAAGAGTGTGTTGAAAGTGTGGATGCTGTTCTAGAAAAGAGAGAATTACAGCATGCTTTATTAGTTGGAATAGAACTAGACAAACTCGCAGAACAAAATAAACTATCAGAACCATTACAATCTTTAGTTGAAATGGATGAAGGTTTGTTCGGTGTCGACGAAACAATTGCACTTGGTGCAGTATTTGGATACGGAAGCATTGCGGTTACTACATATGGACATTTAGATAAACAAAAAATAGGTGTCATTAAAAAACTCGATACAAAACAAGTAGAAGGAGTACATACCTTTCTAGACGATTTAGTAGCAAGTGTTGCAGCAAGTGCATCAGCTAGGATTGCTCATCGTTTAAGAGATATTGAAGATAACTTACGAAAAGAAGAAATTGTGAAAAAAGAGATGGAAGAAAGAATTGGATAA
- a CDS encoding EAL domain-containing protein — protein sequence MSERILDSIDKKKLKNEIDEKMNSQLKLLWDNTADAVFMFDSKGEITHVNPSFTKMLGWSEHEILSRNDISIIPKHYKNDQKKVLQRILNGEVISFHYTERSRKDGKNIHVLASYHPIKDDNGAVIGATAMYKDMSEQVRIEQALSESEKRYQQLIEHTPYMIVVHDDMNILYINNAGVQTLCATNKSEIYERTIYSFVNSDLEDELANILAKLKKTNRSELIINSLDGRKINVDCTTIPITYLGRRAYQSVLHDVTKRKRAEKALRNSEKDYRTITEYSTDMISVLNRRGKVIYASPSHETILGYDAKELIDSNLYAIIHPEDRKKVLQVFSTGVSKRQGQTVECRLKKTNNSWVWVEARGTPFINEKGELEKVVIVKRDITERKIYEAELEYMAFQDSLTGLPNRRSFLHQLDMLVESDNATFTIFYLDVDRFKYVNDSLGHHKGDELLKAIAKRLEESSGFDNVARLSGDEFVLLTKDLKNEEEIIQRANKLLSIFKDAFSINNFDFHLGASIGIATYPKDGEDALSLLKNADSAMYESKGNGKNQYHLYLPSMNERTFEWLVLENDLHKALEKGEFFIEYQPRIDMKNEQVAGAEALIRWQHPTYNRVNPANFIPLAEETGLIIPIGKWVLETACRQLKSWHEAGFTNLKISVNFSARQFLSENLIKDVAAVISDSKISPQHLEIEITESTLLQNELVVLAALRELMEMGVQITLDDFGTGYASLTYLTKYQVNALKIDKSFIKDISKNPEKDAITTAVITLAHSLNMQVVAEGVEYYEDYEHLLSKNTDEIQGYFISRPISPEKFLMALKKGTFTKCFKKHS from the coding sequence ATGAGTGAGCGAATTTTAGACTCTATAGACAAGAAAAAATTAAAAAATGAAATAGACGAAAAGATGAATTCACAACTCAAATTACTATGGGATAATACTGCTGATGCTGTGTTTATGTTTGACAGTAAAGGTGAAATTACTCATGTGAATCCATCATTTACAAAAATGCTTGGTTGGAGCGAACATGAAATACTTTCAAGAAATGATATCTCGATTATTCCTAAACATTATAAAAATGATCAAAAAAAGGTGTTGCAACGAATTTTAAATGGAGAAGTAATTAGCTTTCATTATACAGAAAGAAGCCGAAAAGATGGTAAGAACATTCATGTCTTAGCGTCTTACCATCCCATTAAAGATGATAATGGTGCTGTAATTGGTGCGACAGCAATGTATAAGGACATGTCAGAGCAAGTTAGAATCGAACAGGCACTTTCTGAGAGTGAAAAAAGATACCAACAATTAATTGAGCATACACCTTACATGATTGTTGTCCATGATGATATGAATATTTTATATATAAACAATGCAGGCGTTCAAACACTATGTGCAACTAATAAGAGTGAGATCTATGAGCGAACGATTTATTCATTTGTTAACTCTGACCTAGAAGATGAATTAGCAAATATATTAGCAAAGTTGAAAAAGACAAATCGTTCTGAACTGATTATTAATTCTTTAGACGGAAGGAAAATTAATGTAGATTGTACGACCATCCCCATCACCTATTTAGGAAGAAGAGCATATCAATCGGTCCTTCATGATGTTACGAAAAGAAAAAGAGCCGAGAAAGCATTGCGTAACAGCGAAAAGGACTACAGAACAATTACGGAATATTCTACAGATATGATCAGTGTATTAAATCGAAGAGGAAAGGTAATATATGCTTCTCCTTCGCATGAAACAATACTAGGATACGATGCTAAAGAATTAATAGATTCCAACTTATATGCGATTATTCATCCAGAAGATAGAAAAAAAGTTTTGCAAGTTTTTTCAACAGGTGTTTCCAAGAGACAGGGGCAAACGGTGGAATGCCGTCTAAAAAAAACAAATAATAGCTGGGTCTGGGTAGAAGCAAGAGGAACACCATTTATTAACGAAAAAGGTGAACTTGAGAAAGTTGTTATTGTTAAACGAGATATAACGGAAAGAAAGATTTACGAAGCAGAACTAGAGTATATGGCTTTCCAAGATAGTTTAACAGGATTACCTAATCGCCGGTCTTTTCTCCATCAATTGGACATGCTTGTTGAAAGTGACAATGCAACTTTTACAATCTTTTACTTAGATGTCGATCGTTTCAAATATGTAAACGACTCGCTTGGGCACCATAAAGGTGACGAATTGTTAAAAGCGATTGCAAAAAGGCTTGAAGAGTCTAGTGGGTTTGACAATGTTGCTAGGCTAAGTGGTGATGAGTTTGTCTTGCTTACAAAAGACTTAAAAAATGAAGAAGAAATCATCCAACGAGCCAATAAATTATTATCTATATTTAAAGATGCATTTTCAATTAATAATTTTGATTTCCATTTAGGAGCTAGCATAGGGATTGCCACTTACCCTAAAGATGGTGAAGATGCGCTGTCTCTATTAAAAAATGCAGACTCAGCAATGTATGAGTCAAAAGGAAATGGCAAAAACCAATATCACCTTTACCTTCCTTCTATGAATGAAAGAACGTTCGAATGGCTTGTATTAGAAAATGACTTACATAAAGCTTTAGAAAAAGGTGAGTTCTTTATAGAGTATCAGCCGCGTATTGATATGAAAAATGAACAAGTAGCAGGGGCAGAAGCGTTAATACGTTGGCAACATCCAACTTATAATCGAGTAAACCCAGCAAATTTTATTCCATTAGCAGAAGAAACTGGATTAATTATCCCAATCGGTAAATGGGTATTAGAAACTGCATGTCGTCAGTTAAAAAGCTGGCATGAAGCAGGTTTTACAAATTTGAAAATAAGTGTTAACTTTTCTGCTAGACAATTTTTATCAGAGAATTTAATAAAGGATGTTGCAGCAGTAATTTCTGATAGCAAGATTAGTCCGCAACATTTAGAAATTGAAATTACAGAAAGTACCCTATTGCAAAATGAATTAGTTGTTTTGGCTGCATTGAGAGAGTTAATGGAAATGGGTGTGCAAATAACACTTGATGACTTTGGCACTGGTTATGCTTCTTTAACTTACTTAACTAAGTATCAAGTAAATGCACTAAAAATTGATAAGTCCTTTATTAAAGATATTTCAAAAAATCCTGAAAAAGATGCAATTACGACTGCTGTCATCACATTAGCACACAGTCTAAATATGCAAGTCGTTGCTGAAGGTGTTGAATATTACGAGGACTATGAGCATTTGCTTTCAAAAAATACTGATGAAATACAAGGCTACTTTATAAGTAGACCAATTAGTCCAGAAAAATTCTTAATGGCATTAAAGAAAGGTACATTTACGAAATGTTTTAAAAAGCACTCATAA
- the queC gene encoding 7-cyano-7-deazaguanine synthase QueC, giving the protein MKKGKAVVVFSGGQDSTTCLFWAMERFEEVEAVTFNYNQRHQLEIDCAKDICKELGINHHILDMGLLNQLTSNALTRDTIDVKDGEEGELPSTFVDGRNLIFLTFAAIYAKQKGAKHIITGVCETDFSGYPDCRDMFIKSLDVTLNLAMDYPFVIHTPLMWLNKAETWKLAEDLNALEFVKNKTLTCYNGVIADGCGECPACHLRNKGYEDYLNMLEEGGSN; this is encoded by the coding sequence ATGAAAAAAGGAAAAGCAGTTGTTGTTTTTAGTGGTGGACAAGATAGTACGACATGTCTATTTTGGGCGATGGAACGCTTTGAGGAAGTTGAAGCCGTAACATTTAACTACAATCAAAGACATCAATTAGAAATAGATTGTGCTAAAGATATTTGTAAAGAATTAGGAATTAATCACCATATTTTAGATATGGGTTTATTAAATCAACTTACTTCTAATGCGCTAACACGCGACACAATAGATGTTAAAGATGGTGAAGAAGGAGAGTTACCTTCGACATTTGTTGATGGAAGAAATTTAATCTTTTTAACTTTTGCAGCAATTTATGCAAAACAAAAAGGTGCAAAACACATTATTACTGGCGTTTGTGAGACTGATTTTAGTGGGTATCCAGATTGTCGAGATATGTTCATTAAATCGTTAGATGTAACATTAAATCTTGCAATGGATTATCCGTTTGTCATTCATACACCGTTAATGTGGTTAAATAAAGCAGAAACTTGGAAGTTAGCAGAAGACCTAAATGCATTAGAATTCGTGAAAAATAAAACATTAACTTGTTACAATGGCGTAATTGCTGATGGATGTGGAGAATGTCCAGCATGCCACCTTAGAAACAAAGGTTATGAAGATTATCTTAATATGTTAGAGGAAGGAGGGAGTAACTAA
- the queD gene encoding 6-carboxytetrahydropterin synthase QueD, with amino-acid sequence MLQQFYPQVPHSYSYELNKDMHFAAAHFVPHESAGKCVNVHGHTYFVNVTVAGDELNEAGFLVDFKTLKEIVHDRYDHSLMNDKKEDFNDKNAYDFPTTEVVARKIYENIQSYLNGMDNKPQCLQVLVRETPTSYVVYRPKNGGK; translated from the coding sequence ATGTTACAGCAATTTTATCCACAAGTACCTCACTCCTATAGTTACGAATTAAATAAGGATATGCATTTTGCAGCAGCACACTTTGTTCCACACGAGTCTGCCGGCAAATGTGTAAATGTCCATGGCCATACGTATTTCGTAAATGTGACTGTTGCAGGTGATGAGCTAAATGAAGCGGGTTTCCTAGTTGATTTTAAAACATTAAAAGAAATCGTACATGATCGCTACGACCATTCTCTAATGAACGATAAAAAAGAAGACTTTAATGATAAGAATGCATATGATTTTCCGACGACAGAAGTTGTTGCTAGAAAAATATATGAAAATATTCAATCTTACCTAAATGGAATGGATAATAAGCCTCAATGTTTGCAAGTATTAGTAAGAGAAACACCAACTAGTTATGTAGTATACCGCCCTAAAAATGGTGGGAAATAA
- the queE gene encoding 7-carboxy-7-deazaguanine synthase QueE, protein MEKARKIPVLEVFGPTIQGEGMVIGQKTMFVRTAGCDYQCSWCDSAFTWDGSAKDEIKQMTAEEIWNELKEIGDNRFNHVTISGGNPALLSSIGSLINLLHEKGIEVAVETQGSIWKNWFLDIDQLTLSPKPPSSGMETNFEKLDEIFHRLKQNSNFGKEVSLKVVVFDEEDFQYARDVHTRYPEVSFFLQVGNSDIEHEASTKDLLEKLEWLVNKVVESPEMNHARVLPQLHTLIWGNKRGV, encoded by the coding sequence ATGGAAAAGGCAAGAAAGATTCCAGTCTTAGAAGTATTTGGTCCAACTATTCAAGGTGAAGGAATGGTTATTGGACAAAAAACGATGTTTGTTCGTACAGCAGGCTGTGATTACCAATGTTCCTGGTGTGACTCTGCATTCACTTGGGATGGCAGTGCGAAAGATGAAATAAAGCAAATGACAGCAGAAGAAATTTGGAACGAGCTTAAAGAGATTGGAGATAACCGGTTTAATCATGTAACGATATCAGGCGGGAATCCAGCTCTCTTATCAAGTATTGGTTCACTCATCAATTTGCTTCATGAAAAGGGAATAGAAGTAGCCGTTGAGACGCAAGGGAGTATATGGAAAAACTGGTTTTTAGATATTGATCAACTGACTTTATCACCAAAGCCTCCTAGTTCTGGAATGGAAACTAATTTTGAAAAGTTGGATGAAATTTTTCACCGTCTAAAACAAAATTCTAATTTTGGAAAAGAAGTATCATTAAAAGTAGTAGTCTTTGATGAAGAGGATTTTCAATATGCAAGGGATGTACATACCCGTTATCCAGAAGTGAGTTTTTTCTTACAAGTTGGAAATAGTGATATTGAACATGAAGCTTCGACAAAAGACTTACTTGAAAAATTAGAATGGCTAGTAAATAAAGTGGTTGAATCACCTGAAATGAATCATGCTAGAGTGTTACCGCAACTGCACACCCTTATTTGGGGGAATAAAAGAGGCGTGTAA
- the queF gene encoding preQ(1) synthase, whose translation MSGRKDSELTDVTLLGNQGTNYTFEYNPNVLETFENKHIENDYFVKFNCPEFTSLCPKTNQPDFATIYISYIPDVKMVESKSLKLYLFSFRNHGDFHEDCMNIIMKDLIKLMDPRYIEVWGKFTPRGGISIDPYVNYGKPGTKFEKMAEHRMMNHDLYPEKIDNR comes from the coding sequence ATGAGCGGAAGAAAAGATAGTGAATTAACAGATGTTACGTTATTAGGAAACCAAGGAACGAATTATACGTTTGAATACAACCCAAATGTTTTAGAAACATTTGAAAATAAGCATATTGAAAATGATTATTTTGTAAAGTTTAATTGTCCCGAATTTACAAGCCTTTGTCCGAAAACAAATCAACCTGATTTTGCAACTATTTACATTAGCTACATTCCAGATGTAAAAATGGTTGAAAGTAAGTCATTGAAATTATATTTATTTAGTTTTAGAAATCATGGTGATTTTCACGAAGACTGTATGAATATTATAATGAAAGACTTAATCAAATTAATGGATCCGAGATACATTGAAGTTTGGGGGAAATTCACTCCAAGGGGTGGCATTTCTATTGACCCATATGTTAACTATGGTAAACCGGGGACAAAATTTGAAAAAATGGCGGAGCATCGAATGATGAACCACGATTTATATCCTGAAAAAATTGATAATCGATAG
- a CDS encoding alpha/beta-type small acid-soluble spore protein, which translates to MARGSRNQLLVPGIEQALDQIKYEIAQEFGVTLSPDTAARSNGSVGGEITKRLVKTAQQQLSGQTTK; encoded by the coding sequence TTGGCAAGAGGAAGTAGAAATCAATTGTTAGTGCCTGGTATCGAACAGGCATTAGATCAAATAAAATATGAAATAGCGCAAGAATTTGGAGTAACGTTAAGTCCTGATACAGCAGCTAGAAGCAATGGTTCTGTTGGTGGGGAGATTACGAAGCGTTTAGTAAAAACTGCGCAGCAACAATTAAGTGGTCAAACAACTAAATAA
- the pxpB gene encoding 5-oxoprolinase subunit PxpB → MKGFNAYPLGDSAITIEFGKTPSQQVLSKVKQFSQSLQLAKLAWIIEWTTAYTTVTIYCDIAKVNSIKKDNEDIFTFVIEKLSRIQSTIINDESILNKQIEIPVCYDDEFALDLEEVAKLSNLSKDDVIAFHTNAIYQVAMVGFLPGFPFLQGLPSQLTAPRKKTPRLKVLGGSVAVAGKQTGIYPSDSPGGWQIIGRTPLKFFRRHNANPSLLKAGDTVCFKRISKEQFYLLDKNQ, encoded by the coding sequence ATGAAAGGGTTTAACGCTTATCCGCTTGGAGATAGCGCAATTACTATCGAATTTGGTAAAACTCCTTCTCAGCAAGTGTTATCAAAGGTAAAACAGTTTTCCCAATCGCTACAACTAGCAAAATTGGCATGGATAATTGAGTGGACAACGGCTTATACAACGGTAACAATATACTGTGACATAGCGAAAGTTAATTCAATAAAGAAAGATAACGAGGATATTTTCACCTTTGTTATAGAAAAATTATCTAGAATACAAAGTACGATAATAAATGATGAATCTATATTAAATAAACAAATTGAAATACCGGTGTGCTACGATGATGAATTTGCCTTGGATCTTGAAGAAGTGGCAAAACTAAGTAATCTTTCTAAAGATGACGTTATTGCTTTTCATACAAACGCTATTTATCAGGTGGCAATGGTTGGTTTTTTACCAGGTTTCCCTTTTTTACAAGGGTTACCGAGTCAGTTAACCGCACCACGTAAGAAAACACCACGCCTAAAAGTTTTAGGTGGTTCTGTAGCGGTTGCCGGAAAACAGACAGGAATATATCCTTCAGACTCACCTGGTGGTTGGCAAATAATCGGACGCACTCCACTGAAGTTTTTCCGTCGTCACAATGCTAATCCGAGTTTATTAAAAGCTGGAGATACGGTATGTTTTAAAAGAATATCGAAAGAACAATTTTATTTATTGGATAAAAATCAATGA
- a CDS encoding 5-oxoprolinase subunit C family protein, protein MSIEVITPGIYTTVQDLGRTGYQHIGVSPSGAFDTFAHRIANILVGNDESCATLEVTITGPTLKFNSQMNIALTGANLSPKLNGIEIENWRRYLVNEGDILRFAKLKSGCRAYLAVSGGIAGEKWLGSTSTYLQENVGGYKGRLLQKKDVLHVNQSTRTDNEEITKWKVSQQFLNHYYQKTPIRVLKGRHYDQFSEEELKKFMTNRYHVNASSNRMGYRLDGETIHRLVEQELVSEGVSNGTVQIPADGKPIVLMNDRQTIGGYPKIAQVISADLIKLAQYKPGEDLSFRFVSLQEAQNAYLMLEKELNILKAAVKLKGGI, encoded by the coding sequence ATGAGTATTGAAGTAATAACACCTGGAATATATACGACTGTTCAAGACCTCGGAAGAACTGGATACCAACACATTGGAGTTAGTCCAAGCGGGGCATTTGATACTTTTGCACATCGAATTGCTAATATCCTTGTCGGAAATGATGAGTCCTGCGCAACATTGGAAGTGACGATAACAGGGCCAACATTAAAATTTAACAGTCAAATGAACATCGCCCTGACTGGTGCCAATCTTTCGCCAAAGCTAAATGGTATTGAAATAGAGAACTGGCGTCGTTATCTTGTTAACGAAGGAGATATTTTAAGGTTTGCAAAACTAAAGTCAGGATGTAGAGCATATTTAGCTGTATCTGGAGGAATAGCTGGTGAAAAGTGGCTAGGTAGTACGTCTACTTATTTACAAGAAAATGTAGGTGGCTATAAAGGGAGGCTACTGCAAAAAAAGGATGTATTACACGTAAATCAGTCTACACGTACTGATAATGAAGAAATTACTAAATGGAAAGTCTCTCAACAATTTCTTAATCATTATTATCAAAAAACACCAATTCGTGTACTTAAAGGAAGACATTATGATCAATTCTCAGAAGAAGAGCTTAAAAAATTTATGACTAATCGTTATCACGTTAATGCTTCATCAAACAGAATGGGGTATAGGTTAGATGGAGAAACAATACATCGACTTGTGGAGCAAGAACTAGTGTCCGAAGGTGTCAGTAATGGAACGGTACAGATCCCAGCAGATGGCAAGCCAATAGTATTAATGAACGATCGACAAACGATTGGTGGCTATCCTAAAATAGCTCAAGTCATCAGTGCTGATCTAATAAAACTTGCACAATATAAACCCGGGGAAGACCTTTCATTTCGATTTGTCTCTTTACAAGAGGCTCAGAACGCATATTTAATGCTTGAGAAGGAACTAAACATATTAAAAGCAGCAGTAAAGCTAAAAGGAGGGATATAG
- a CDS encoding 5-oxoprolinase subunit PxpA, with translation MKQIDINCDYGESYGSFRGFVSDDILKYISSVNIACGFHAGDFRTMEQSVKQAMQHNVKIGAHPGFPDLQGFGRRFMQMTPKEVYQIVVYQIGALSAFVKAEGGRLNHVKPHGALYNLAAKDLSIALAIAEAVYKTDNSLTLYGLAKSELITAGKEVGLAVAEEAFADRTYQADGSLTPRTEKNAIVTSIDEAIDQVVHCIKHDEMRSVCGNTIKLAADTYCIHGDTNTALSLAKQLTYTLKKENIIVG, from the coding sequence ATGAAGCAAATCGATATCAATTGTGATTATGGTGAAAGTTATGGTTCCTTTCGAGGTTTTGTTAGTGATGACATATTAAAATACATATCTTCTGTAAATATAGCTTGTGGCTTTCATGCTGGAGATTTTCGGACTATGGAGCAATCAGTCAAACAAGCAATGCAACATAATGTGAAAATTGGAGCGCACCCAGGTTTTCCTGATTTACAAGGGTTTGGTCGAAGATTTATGCAAATGACACCAAAGGAAGTGTATCAAATTGTTGTTTACCAAATCGGAGCTTTATCTGCTTTTGTTAAAGCGGAAGGTGGACGCCTAAATCATGTTAAACCTCACGGTGCGCTATATAATTTGGCAGCCAAAGATCTATCAATTGCTTTAGCGATTGCTGAAGCGGTATATAAAACAGATAATTCATTAACATTATACGGACTTGCAAAAAGTGAGTTAATTACTGCTGGTAAGGAAGTCGGGTTAGCCGTTGCAGAAGAAGCATTTGCAGATCGCACGTATCAAGCTGATGGGTCATTGACACCTAGGACGGAGAAGAATGCTATCGTAACGTCTATTGATGAAGCAATAGATCAAGTTGTACATTGTATTAAACATGACGAGATGCGATCCGTTTGTGGTAACACAATAAAACTAGCGGCAGACACATATTGTATACATGGTGATACAAATACAGCACTAAGCTTAGCTAAGCAACTTACATACACCCTGAAAAAAGAAAATATTATTGTCGGATAA
- a CDS encoding sigma-70 family RNA polymerase sigma factor, with amino-acid sequence MAVNKFIEPIYENDIQNPEEFLIRLMEEYGQSVARLAYTYVKDKALAEDISQEVFIKCYQNLKGFRNESSYKTWVYRITVNHCKDVLRSWTLRNVIPTEIFSSKREQHSFRGEESKSPEYMALSNENDSEIAEAVLKLPIKLREVIIFYYYEDQKIEEVANQLNLNVNTVKTRLMRAKKKLRKLMGGSHFE; translated from the coding sequence TTGGCGGTTAATAAATTTATTGAACCTATATATGAAAATGACATACAAAACCCAGAAGAGTTTCTCATTCGGTTAATGGAAGAATATGGACAAAGTGTCGCGCGACTTGCTTACACTTACGTTAAAGATAAAGCATTAGCAGAAGACATTTCCCAAGAGGTTTTTATAAAATGTTATCAAAACTTAAAAGGGTTTCGAAATGAAAGCTCGTACAAAACTTGGGTTTATCGTATAACGGTCAATCATTGTAAAGATGTTTTACGGAGCTGGACATTAAGAAATGTTATCCCTACAGAAATTTTCTCTTCAAAAAGGGAGCAACATAGCTTTCGTGGAGAGGAAAGTAAATCCCCCGAATATATGGCGCTCTCAAATGAAAATGACAGCGAAATAGCAGAAGCAGTATTAAAACTGCCGATTAAGTTGCGAGAAGTAATTATTTTTTATTATTATGAAGATCAAAAAATCGAGGAAGTAGCAAATCAATTAAACCTGAATGTTAATACTGTAAAAACACGATTAATGCGGGCGAAGAAAAAATTAAGAAAGCT